The following coding sequences are from one Nicotiana tabacum cultivar K326 chromosome 1, ASM71507v2, whole genome shotgun sequence window:
- the LOC107769581 gene encoding uncharacterized protein LOC107769581: protein MVEIRGMLQQLIGTNGKMQEKLAVHDSAIKNIETQLGKLSIALNNHPQGTLPADKNINPKEQNPNKLMAVSLRNGRDLDKEQEVAQASKETTPATPVPLEVDEPEELTEVVVEQGQYEKGKGKAKNPNREKPASSAQRVIPGPFPQRLVKQKKDDQYRKLMEMLHKIQLNIPLMDALREMPGYAKMMKDLMSRKFDFQDLSTVTLTQTCSAVVTRPMAQKMSDPGSSIIPCTTGNYALAKALYDLGASINLMPLAIYTKLGISKARPTSMLLQLADRMVKSPTGILDDALVQVGKFLFPADFVILDCQVYEDIPIIFRRTFLATRRALFDYETRELKMRLNDEEVIFNV from the exons ATGGTAGAGATCAGGGGTATGCTTCAACAACTCATTGGGACAAATGGTAAGATGCAGGAAAAGTTGGCAGTGCATGATTCAGCTATAAAGAACATTGAAACTCAGTTGGGGAAGCTGTCTATTGCTTTAAACAACCACCCCCAGGGAACATTGCCAGCAGACAAAAACATTAACCCTAAGGAACAAAACCCAAATAAGCTGATGGCAGTGAGTCTCCGGAATGGGAGAGATTTAGACAAAGAGCAGGAAGTTGCACAAGCCAGCAAAGAGACTACGCCAGCCACTCCAGTTCCACTAGAGGTAGATGAACCAGAAGAACTTACTGAAGTAGTGGTTGAACAGGGTCAGTATGAAAAGGGTAAGGGTAAGGCTAAG AACCCCAATAGAGAGAAACCAGCAAGCAGTGCACAAAGGGTCATACCTGGGCCATTCCCTCAGAGACTGGTAAAACAAAAGAAGGACGATCAATACAGGAAATTAATGGAGATGCTGCATAAAATTCAGTTGAATATTCCTTTGATGGATGCCTTGAGGGAGATGCCAGGCTATGCGAAGATGATGAAGGACCTAATGTCACGGaagtttgattttcaggacctatCCACAGTGACTCTAACGCAGACCTGTAGCGCAGTAGTGACAAGACCTATGGCTCAAAAGATGTCTGACCCAGGTAGCTCTATTATCCCATGCACTACTGGGAATTATGCCTTGGCAAAGGCATTATATGACTTAGGAgccagcataaatttgatgcctctGGCTATATACACCAAACTGGGCATTAGCAAAGCTAGACCGACTTCGATGTTGTTGCAACTAGCTGACCGCATGGTTAAAAGTCCAACTGGGATTCTTGATGATGCTTTGGTACAAGTGGGGAAGTTTTTGTTCCCTGCAGACTttgttattctggattgtcagGTATATGAGGATATACCTATCATTTTTAGGAGGACATTCTTAGCCACTAGGAGAGCACTATTTGATTATGagactagggaattaaaaatgagGCTAAACGATGAAGAAGTCATATTCAACGTTTAG